A window of the Bombina bombina isolate aBomBom1 chromosome 3, aBomBom1.pri, whole genome shotgun sequence genome harbors these coding sequences:
- the CRLF2 gene encoding cytokine receptor-like factor 2, giving the protein MMPAIPDPKHIFYGLFDEHRGNFQEWIISLGNEAKLEKHECLDKECVVEELNDEEKETQLSDGDLTETHHAEKELIENGLNVPVPLVQTGSIACFANVTFTMNDSMYIMI; this is encoded by the exons ATGATGCCGGCTATTCCAGATCCAAAACATATATTTTATGGACTTTTCGATGAACACCGTGGAAACTTTCAG GAGTGGATAATTTCATTGGGAAATGAAGCAAAGCTGGAAAAGCATGAATGTCTTGATAAAGAATGTGTCGTAGAGGAACTTAATGATGAAGAAAAAGAGACACAACTGTCTGATGGGGATCTGACAGAAACTCATCATGCTGAGAAAGAACTTATTGAAAATGGCCTAAATGTCCCAGTGCCACTTGTGCAAactggttctattgcttgttttgcAAATGTCACTTTCACAATGAATGACAGTATGTATATCATGATTTAA